The Chiloscyllium punctatum isolate Juve2018m chromosome 42, sChiPun1.3, whole genome shotgun sequence genome includes a region encoding these proteins:
- the LOC140465705 gene encoding large ribosomal subunit protein uL14 isoform X1 — translation MSKRGRGGSSGAKFRISLGLPVGAVINCADNTGAKNLYIISVKGIKGRLNRLPAAGVGDMVMATVKKGKPELRKKVHPAVVIRQRKAYRRKDGVFLYFEDNAGVIVNNKGEMKGSAITGPVAKECADLWPRIASNAGSIA, via the exons ATGTCTAAGAGAG GACGTGGTGGTTCGTCCGGAGCAAAATTTCGCATCTCCCTTGGTCTTCCAGTGGGAGCTGTGATCAACTGCGCTGACAATACAG GGGCCAAGAACCTATACATAATCTCTGTCAAAGGCATCAAGGGACGTTTGAACAGACTACCAGCTGCTGGTGTTGGTGACATGGTCATGGCAACTGTAAAGAAAGGCAAACCAGAGCTCCGGAAAAAGG TGCATCCAGCAGTAGTGATACGGCAGCGGAAAGCATACCGGAGAAAAGACGGGGTATTTCTCTACTTTGAAGACAATGCAGGGGTGATTGTAAATAACAAAGGAGAAATGAAAG GTTCTGCAATCACAGGTCCTGTTGCCAAGGAATGTGCAGATCTGTGGCCCAGGATTGCTTCCAATGCTGGGAGCATTGCATAA
- the LOC140465705 gene encoding large ribosomal subunit protein uL14 isoform X2, which translates to MVMATVKKGKPELRKKVHPAVVIRQRKAYRRKDGVFLYFEDNAGVIVNNKGEMKGSAITGPVAKECADLWPRIASNAGSIA; encoded by the exons ATGGTCATGGCAACTGTAAAGAAAGGCAAACCAGAGCTCCGGAAAAAGG TGCATCCAGCAGTAGTGATACGGCAGCGGAAAGCATACCGGAGAAAAGACGGGGTATTTCTCTACTTTGAAGACAATGCAGGGGTGATTGTAAATAACAAAGGAGAAATGAAAG GTTCTGCAATCACAGGTCCTGTTGCCAAGGAATGTGCAGATCTGTGGCCCAGGATTGCTTCCAATGCTGGGAGCATTGCATAA